Proteins co-encoded in one bacterium genomic window:
- a CDS encoding ABC transporter permease, producing the protein MLEQFRSLYRQKYLLWGFVRADLRNRYGASFLGLFWSVINPLLLILLYVLVFGYILDVNVGGNAGPKNYGIFLFAGMLPWIGLSDAVQRSSMVIMENKDFVKQVNFPKIMLPLRCVLGAFLHEIVALIVFIVILAALGQSPSIVMFGLLFAIWPLQLLFTLGIAMIVSAVTVFYKDARELTAAILTLWFFGTPIIFPVVLVPESIKAFFYLNPLTWLVNLYRAALLGDVVPDLYGFSYFSALSLLVAIIGWVFFHRFSRDFADLI; encoded by the coding sequence TTGCTCGAACAATTTCGATCGCTCTACCGGCAGAAGTACCTCCTCTGGGGTTTCGTGCGGGCGGATCTGCGCAACCGCTACGGCGCCAGTTTCCTTGGCCTTTTCTGGTCGGTCATCAATCCGCTTCTGCTCATCCTGCTTTATGTGCTCGTGTTCGGCTACATCCTCGACGTCAACGTCGGCGGCAACGCCGGACCGAAAAACTACGGCATCTTCCTTTTCGCCGGCATGCTGCCGTGGATCGGCCTGTCCGACGCCGTGCAGCGATCGTCCATGGTCATCATGGAAAACAAGGATTTCGTGAAACAGGTCAACTTCCCGAAGATCATGCTGCCCCTGCGTTGCGTTCTGGGGGCGTTCCTTCACGAGATCGTCGCGCTCATCGTTTTTATCGTCATCCTGGCCGCGCTCGGTCAGTCGCCTTCCATCGTCATGTTCGGGCTTTTGTTCGCGATCTGGCCGCTTCAGCTTCTTTTCACCCTCGGCATCGCGATGATCGTCAGCGCCGTGACGGTGTTCTACAAGGACGCCCGCGAGCTGACCGCCGCGATCCTCACGCTCTGGTTTTTCGGCACGCCGATCATTTTCCCGGTCGTGCTCGTTCCGGAGTCGATCAAGGCGTTTTTCTATCTCAATCCCCTGACGTGGCTCGTCAACCTCTATCGGGCCGCGTTGCTTGGCGACGTCGTGCCGGACCTCTACGGCTTCAGTTACTTCTCCGCGCTCTCCTTGTTGGTCGCG
- the fusA gene encoding elongation factor G, with protein MGLQNVRNIGIVAHIDAGKTTVTERVLFFTGMKRTLGEVHEGTATMDFMKQEQERGITIASAAISCKWNDASINIIDTPGHVDFTIEVERSMRVLDGITSVFCGVGGVEPQSETVWGQADRYRVPRIAFVNKLDRPGADYFDVIAQLNDRLDANAIAFQVPIGKEDGFIGLIDLVEMKAITFPEKQRVIGDIPDEYKGEVETHRQALLEKLSEFNDEIAELYLDEKPVPTDLIKRVTRHCVQRLLLTPVFAGAAYKNVGVQLLLDAIVDYLPSPLDAGAITGYDIDDHEKTHMRHPTENDPFSALAFKIIHDPYVGQQTFVRTYSGVLKAGQQVYNATNGKKERVGRILRIRAKEREEVEQVGPGDIVALIGMKDTHTGHTLCDPGTPILLESLTVPETVISVKVSTETQKDLDKLHQSLRKMALEDPSFQVRVVERTAETVIAGMGELHLEIIVDRLKTDFGVEANVGAPSVEYRETVTAESQHAYKHVKQSGGKGQFAHTVMRVEPNPGGGFEFVDHITGGSIPQEFIPAVRHGIADTIKAGILADYPVVDVRVVLIDGSFHAVDSSEMAFRTCASICFKEAFRRANPKLMEPVMALEIATPDEHIGDIVGDLNRRRGRVLNMRRYRAGSQKLSAEAPLMELFGYATTLRSLSSGRANYAMEVARYDAMPAKLQETVLEEARKRIAAAHGQ; from the coding sequence ATGGGTCTGCAAAACGTGAGAAATATCGGCATCGTCGCCCACATCGACGCCGGCAAGACGACCGTCACCGAGCGCGTTCTGTTCTTCACGGGCATGAAGCGCACGCTCGGCGAGGTTCACGAAGGCACCGCGACGATGGACTTCATGAAACAGGAGCAGGAGCGCGGCATCACGATCGCGTCCGCGGCGATCTCGTGCAAGTGGAACGATGCGTCGATCAACATCATCGACACGCCCGGGCACGTCGATTTCACGATCGAGGTCGAGCGCTCGATGCGCGTGCTGGACGGCATCACCTCGGTGTTCTGCGGCGTCGGCGGCGTCGAACCGCAGAGCGAGACGGTCTGGGGCCAGGCGGATCGCTACCGCGTGCCGCGCATCGCGTTCGTCAACAAGCTCGACCGGCCGGGCGCCGATTACTTCGACGTCATCGCGCAGCTCAACGACCGGCTGGACGCGAACGCGATCGCGTTTCAGGTGCCGATCGGCAAGGAAGACGGGTTCATCGGCCTTATCGATCTCGTGGAGATGAAGGCCATCACCTTCCCGGAAAAGCAGCGCGTCATCGGTGACATCCCCGACGAATACAAGGGCGAGGTGGAAACGCACCGGCAGGCTCTTCTCGAAAAGCTCTCGGAGTTCAACGACGAGATCGCCGAGCTGTATCTTGACGAGAAACCGGTTCCGACCGACCTCATCAAGCGCGTGACGCGCCACTGCGTGCAGCGGCTACTGCTGACGCCGGTTTTCGCGGGCGCGGCCTACAAAAACGTCGGCGTGCAGCTTCTGCTCGACGCGATCGTCGACTACCTGCCGTCGCCGCTCGATGCCGGCGCGATCACCGGATACGACATCGACGATCACGAGAAGACGCACATGCGTCATCCGACCGAAAACGATCCGTTCTCGGCGCTGGCCTTCAAGATCATCCACGATCCGTACGTCGGGCAGCAGACGTTCGTGCGCACGTATTCGGGCGTGCTGAAGGCGGGACAGCAGGTTTACAACGCGACCAACGGCAAGAAGGAGCGCGTCGGCCGCATCCTGCGCATCCGCGCGAAGGAACGCGAGGAGGTCGAGCAGGTCGGCCCGGGCGACATCGTCGCGCTGATCGGCATGAAGGATACGCACACCGGCCACACGCTTTGCGATCCGGGGACGCCGATCCTTCTCGAGTCGCTGACGGTCCCGGAGACGGTCATCAGCGTGAAGGTATCGACCGAGACGCAAAAGGACCTCGATAAACTGCACCAGTCGCTGCGCAAGATGGCGCTCGAGGATCCGTCGTTCCAGGTTCGCGTCGTCGAGCGCACGGCGGAGACCGTCATCGCCGGCATGGGCGAGTTGCACCTGGAGATCATCGTCGATCGCCTGAAGACGGATTTCGGGGTCGAGGCGAACGTCGGCGCGCCGTCGGTGGAGTATCGCGAAACCGTGACCGCCGAGTCGCAGCACGCCTACAAGCACGTCAAGCAGTCCGGCGGCAAGGGTCAGTTCGCGCATACGGTCATGCGCGTCGAGCCGAATCCCGGCGGCGGGTTCGAGTTCGTCGATCACATTACCGGCGGCTCGATTCCGCAGGAGTTCATCCCCGCGGTTCGTCATGGCATCGCGGACACCATCAAAGCCGGCATTCTCGCGGATTATCCGGTCGTCGATGTGCGCGTCGTGCTGATCGACGGCAGCTTCCACGCGGTCGACAGCTCGGAAATGGCTTTCCGCACGTGCGCGTCGATCTGCTTCAAGGAGGCGTTCCGCCGCGCGAATCCCAAGCTGATGGAGCCGGTCATGGCGCTCGAGATCGCCACGCCCGACGAACACATCGGCGACATCGTAGGCGATCTCAACCGCCGGCGCGGGCGCGTTCTGAACATGCGCCGCTATCGCGCGGGTTCGCAGAAGCTTTCGGCCGAGGCGCCGCTGATGGAGCTTTTCGGATACGCGACGACGCTTCGCTCGCTTTCCTCGGGCCGCGCGAACTACGCGATGGAAGTCGCGCGTTACGACGCCATGCCGGCCAAGTTGCAGGAGACGGTCCTGGAAGAGGCGCGCAAACGGATCGCCGCCGCGCACGGGCAGTAG
- a CDS encoding branched-chain amino acid transaminase — MTAFQDISGNTKVWKNGEIIAWKDATVHVMTHALHYGSSVFEGIRCYGTSKGPSVFRLDEHVRRLFDSAKLYRMAIPFSQDEFRRAILDTVRANGFPACYIRPIVFRGTGTFGVNALTNSVEAFICAWEWGAYLGADALEKGVNVMVSSWNRVAPNTLPAAAKCGANYASGQLIKMEASLYGFSEGIALGTDGIVSEGSGENVFLIRNGKAFTPSLASGILPGITRDCAMTILREIGYEVVEAQIPREMLYLADEIFFTGTAAEVTPVVSVDKIPIGDGRRGPITAKVQERYLQYVRAEIDDTHGWHTFV; from the coding sequence ATGACCGCGTTCCAGGACATATCGGGCAACACCAAGGTGTGGAAAAACGGCGAAATCATCGCCTGGAAAGACGCGACCGTTCACGTGATGACGCACGCCCTGCACTACGGCTCAAGCGTCTTTGAGGGGATCCGCTGCTACGGCACCTCGAAAGGGCCGTCGGTGTTTCGGCTCGATGAACACGTGCGGCGCCTTTTCGACTCCGCGAAACTCTACCGCATGGCGATTCCATTTTCGCAAGACGAGTTTCGGCGCGCGATTCTCGACACCGTGCGGGCGAACGGATTTCCCGCCTGTTACATCCGGCCGATCGTCTTTCGCGGGACCGGCACGTTCGGCGTCAACGCCCTGACCAACAGCGTCGAGGCCTTCATCTGCGCGTGGGAATGGGGCGCGTACCTCGGCGCGGACGCGCTCGAAAAAGGCGTGAACGTGATGGTCAGCAGTTGGAACCGCGTGGCCCCGAACACCCTGCCCGCCGCGGCGAAATGCGGCGCCAACTACGCCAGCGGCCAGCTCATCAAGATGGAAGCCTCCCTCTACGGCTTTTCCGAGGGGATCGCGCTTGGCACCGACGGCATCGTCAGCGAAGGCTCGGGCGAAAACGTCTTCCTGATTCGAAACGGCAAGGCCTTCACGCCGTCCCTGGCCTCGGGGATTTTGCCCGGCATCACGCGCGACTGCGCCATGACGATCTTGCGCGAAATCGGTTACGAGGTCGTTGAAGCGCAGATCCCGCGCGAAATGCTCTATCTCGCCGACGAGATCTTCTTTACCGGCACGGCCGCCGAGGTGACGCCGGTGGTCTCCGTCGACAAGATTCCGATCGGCGATGGACGGCGCGGGCCAATCACCGCGAAGGTGCAGGAGCGCTATCTGCAATACGTCCGCGCCGAGATCGACGACACGCACGGCTGGCATACGTTTGTCTGA
- a CDS encoding MBL fold metallo-hydrolase — MFTDRIIPIVPGIDLLVGGNNGRLPFSHSFLVRGDFVAVIDTGCGEDLLKYVRARFAPDLVINTHSHLDHCSRNGIFTGTRLSVPHPHHQTVGDLKALAERFIGDTGLREEWVHTIVDFTGFSPLPPTETYNDGDVFDFGAVRLRAVHLPGHLDDHFGFVEETSGVVICTDVDLTAFGPWYGNPESNIEQFEASIERVRRLSPSILAPSHRFPLREGIDQALAAYEKRLRDNEEKVFRALIEPKTLDELCERKPFYRIHPSRKSLLRYFEGVMIGKHLERLVAAGRAVERDGRFVQAVRES, encoded by the coding sequence GTGTTCACCGATCGAATCATCCCCATCGTTCCCGGCATCGATTTGCTTGTCGGCGGCAACAACGGCCGGTTGCCGTTTTCGCACAGCTTCCTGGTGCGCGGCGATTTTGTCGCGGTGATCGACACCGGTTGCGGCGAGGATTTATTGAAATACGTCCGCGCGCGATTCGCGCCGGACCTCGTCATCAACACGCATTCGCATCTGGATCATTGCAGCCGCAACGGGATCTTCACGGGCACGCGCCTGTCGGTGCCCCATCCGCATCACCAGACGGTGGGCGATCTGAAGGCGCTCGCCGAGCGCTTCATCGGCGACACCGGCCTGCGCGAGGAGTGGGTGCATACGATCGTCGATTTCACGGGGTTTTCGCCGCTGCCGCCGACCGAGACTTACAACGACGGGGACGTGTTCGACTTCGGCGCCGTGCGTCTTCGAGCCGTGCACCTGCCGGGGCATCTGGACGACCACTTCGGATTCGTCGAGGAGACGTCGGGCGTGGTGATCTGCACGGATGTCGATCTCACCGCGTTCGGTCCGTGGTACGGGAATCCGGAGTCGAACATCGAGCAGTTCGAGGCGTCGATCGAACGCGTGCGCCGGCTTTCGCCGAGCATCCTCGCTCCGTCGCACCGTTTTCCGCTGCGCGAGGGGATCGACCAGGCGCTCGCCGCGTACGAGAAGCGCCTGCGCGACAACGAGGAAAAAGTCTTTCGCGCGCTGATCGAACCGAAGACGCTCGACGAATTGTGCGAACGCAAGCCGTTTTACCGCATCCATCCGTCGCGCAAGAGCCTGCTGCGTTATTTCGAGGGCGTGATGATCGGCAAGCACCTGGAGCGTCTCGTCGCGGCGGGGCGCGCCGTCGAGCGCGACGGGCGTTTCGTGCAAGCGGTCAGGGAATCGTAG
- a CDS encoding glycosyltransferase family 2 protein, with product MSAAEIARGLLAVVACALAAAAFRHFFYTLASLLPRENAAKGDPPRTRFTILIPAHDEEAGVARTIASAKAQDYPADRFRVVVLADNCTDRTAAIAREVGAEVAERIDPTHPGKGQALAWYVANRAWDDDEALVCFDADSVADAAYLRAIDARLSAGAPAVQGYNGAQSAPDSPLATLSLLTNTMKNAGTYAGRARFGLPAPLMNGWCLSGSVLRDPGWISFSVTEDFEQTLRLAARDIFAAYVSDARILSEKARTFATAGSQRRRWSGGESSLVRQLALPLLFTAIRDRSPARLELAFDVILPGYATLAGMLAMLGTLAAAITAIPPFAAALSGIAFLAFCGAVAFFRAGPSAALVRGVLLVPVFIAWKIALAAKSALRPPSSWKRADRS from the coding sequence CGCCGCCGCGTTCCGGCATTTTTTTTACACGCTCGCCTCGTTGTTGCCGCGCGAAAACGCCGCAAAGGGCGATCCGCCGCGCACGCGCTTCACGATTCTCATTCCCGCGCACGACGAGGAGGCGGGCGTTGCGCGCACGATCGCGTCCGCGAAGGCGCAGGACTATCCGGCGGATCGGTTTCGCGTCGTGGTTCTCGCCGACAACTGCACCGACCGCACCGCGGCGATCGCGCGCGAGGTCGGCGCCGAGGTCGCCGAGCGGATCGATCCCACGCACCCGGGCAAGGGGCAGGCGCTGGCGTGGTATGTCGCGAACCGCGCGTGGGACGACGACGAGGCGCTGGTGTGCTTCGACGCCGACTCGGTGGCCGACGCGGCGTATCTGCGCGCCATCGACGCGCGCCTTTCCGCCGGTGCACCGGCCGTGCAGGGGTACAACGGCGCGCAGTCGGCGCCGGATTCGCCATTGGCGACGCTGTCGCTTCTCACGAACACGATGAAAAACGCGGGCACCTACGCCGGCCGCGCGCGTTTTGGCCTTCCCGCGCCGCTGATGAACGGCTGGTGCCTGTCGGGCTCCGTCCTTCGCGATCCCGGATGGATCAGCTTTTCCGTGACCGAGGACTTCGAGCAGACGCTGCGCCTGGCCGCGCGCGACATCTTCGCCGCGTACGTATCCGACGCACGCATTCTTTCGGAGAAGGCGCGCACGTTCGCCACGGCCGGCTCGCAGCGTCGCCGCTGGAGCGGCGGCGAGTCGAGCCTCGTACGCCAGCTTGCACTGCCTCTTCTGTTTACTGCCATCCGCGACCGCTCCCCCGCGCGTCTGGAACTCGCCTTCGATGTGATACTGCCCGGCTACGCGACACTCGCGGGGATGCTCGCGATGCTCGGGACGCTCGCCGCCGCGATAACCGCCATCCCCCCCTTTGCCGCGGCGCTTTCGGGAATCGCGTTTCTTGCCTTTTGCGGCGCCGTTGCATTTTTCCGCGCCGGTCCGTCCGCGGCTCTTGTTCGAGGCGTTCTTCTGGTCCCGGTGTTCATCGCCTGGAAGATCGCGCTCGCGGCGAAAAGCGCGCTGCGCCCGCCGTCGAGTTGGAAGCGCGCGGATCGGTCGTAA